aTTGCAGGCGGTGGTGGGGAGGTTGGGGGAGGCGGAGTTGATGGTGGTATTGGACAATCACATCAGCAAGCCAGGGTGGTGCTGCAGCAACTTCGACGGAAATGGGTTCTTCGGGGATCAGTATTTCAACCCGGAGAAATGGATCGAGGGGCTCACTAGAATGGCTACCATGTTTAACGGCGTGGCCCATGTTGTTGGTATGAGCCTTAGGAATGAGCTCCGTGGCCCAAAGCAGAATGTCAACGATTGGTACAGGTACAATAcacttcaaatttgatttttaaatatataggTTATAATATCAATTatctaaatttgatttttagggtcgaaattagataaaaaaaatatgtttattagTAAGGGTATTCATGTCATTTGAGAATCTGGCTCATCCAAATTacgggttgggttagattttttttaggttaggttgaatcttttgaaaactgaaaaaattCAGGTTCTTTTATTTGATGGGTCGACATATTTTTTGGTCACGTTAACCAAACCAACCCGAAAGTAAGGGTacaatctaacccaacccaactctagttttaagattgttaggaagattaagaatatttaacctTCCTAATTGATTTTAGTGATGAATTATACTTgggaatatttgatatttgaaatatatgacATAACagagttttttaaataattaaaaagaaaaactgactactcaatccaacccaacccaacccaacttgaattgagttgtgaactctattccgATTGCTGAGTCACCAATTCCTCGACTAATCTAAAATTTGAGATTGGTTTAAAAGATTTTCTCAATTCAACCCTGTACTTGTTTATTAGACATAgcttatatttaaattagaagtTTAGTTGTTATCTTCCCGTGTTATTTggtctctaaactttcaaaattacaatttaatccttcatttttttattattttttttaaattaaattcagGAGTGTACTCGgacataattgaaattttaggatTGAAATTTTAGGATTGTAATAGAtagaaaattctttttatatctaatacctcaattaaaaatcttgaatttaTCTAGTTTAGAGATCTATTAAGaaccaatttcaaaattcagatAAACtttagaaatgaaattaaaaacaaagataAACTGGAAAGCAAAAGGAATAGGTTTGTACTAAAATCATATGAACAGAAGATTTGATCATAATTTCATATGAATGTGATGAACCAATGTTGTTGGAAGGTACATGCAAAGAGGAGCGGAGGCAGTCCACGCAGCAAACCCAGACGTTCTTGTAATTCTCTCAGGACTAAGCTTCGACAAGGACTTATCTTTTCTCAAAACCCAACCCATAAACCTCACATTCACATCCAAATTAGTGTACGAGGTTCATTGGTATGCATTTTCCGACGGCTCCTCATGGCAATCAGGCAACCCAAATCAAGTCTGCGGAAGAGTAGTAAACAACTTAATGAAAATGTCCGGATTTCTCTTAGAACAGGGGATGCCTCTGTTTCTGACCGAATTCGGAGTCGACCAAAGAGGCACCAACGTCAACGACAACAGGTATCTAAGCTGCTTCCTGAGCGTGGCAGCCGAGTACGACCTCGATTGGGCGGTGTGGACGCTCGTTGGAAGCTACTATTTGAGAGAAGGGGTTGTTGGGTTGAACGAGTTCTACGGGTTGCTTGATTGGAATTGGTGTAATCCTAGAAATTCTAGCTTCCTCCAAAGGATCTCCGCCCTGCAGACACCCTTCCAAGGCCCAGGGCTAGCCGAAAGGAGGCCTTACAGTGTAATGTTCCACCCATCAACAGGGCTATGCGTGGGGAGGAAGTCGCTATTGGACCCATTAAGATTAGGCCCATGCGCTGATTCTGATCCTTGGTACTACACGCCTCAGAAGTTTTTAACTCTCAAAGGCACGTACTTTTGCATACAAGCGCAGGACATGGGGAAGCAGCCGAGATTGGGGATAATATGTACTGTCTCAAATGCTCAATGGGATATGGTTTCTGATTCAAAGATGCATCTTTCTTCGAAACTCGACGATGGCTCCGTGGTTTGCTTGGACGTTGACCCAAGTACTAATGAAATTGTCACCAATGCTTGTAAATGCTTGAGTCGGGACTCGTCGTGTGACCCGAGTAGCCAATGGTTCAAGCTCGTTAATAGTACTAGAAGCTTGGGCGCGACAAGGTCGATGATTAGTATGGTGGGTTCTTCTTTGTCGTCCAATCTTGTGCCTAAGTTGTTTGTGCAGTAATTGTTAAGGCtaaattaaagaagaaaaaaaaaatgccccCATGCAGGATCGAACTACAGACCTTCAGTTTACAAGACTgatgctctaccactgagctatagGGGCTGTTGATGTTAATCaagatttaaaatgtttaattattatataaatcatTACATGCAATTTCAtgtcaagaagaagaagaatacgTGTCAATTATTATTGAGTTATACTCACATTGGCTGATACCGTCTATATTAAAAAGCAAAATTCTAATGGGTGAAATCAACGAACGATTTATCTTACAACATTCAAAGTCATAGAGAATAACgaagaaaattcaatttggaaaaagaaaactaaaggGTACGACCAAAGTATACGGATTTGTTTAATAAGgctaaatttctaaatttagaACGACACGACAATTCAACGAAAGCAACCACCGAACGAGCGTGGGTATATGAatccaaagaaaaagagacAAATGAATGATGAAGTCAAGAATAGGGTACATTGGAAGCCCCACCACTTtggcatatatatatatatatatatattccattcACAGCCAACTTGAGTTCCTTTCCGgcaaataagaagaaaaactaCCAAATTTCCACAGGATATGAAGAACACAGGCTGGTTTTTGTAGAGGGCATTTGGAACACAGCCAAGACAGCTGCTTTTTATCCTTCTATCTTTATCCTTTGTGCTTTCATGAAGTTTGGCGCCACTAAGCATGGATAATTATTGAGTTCCATACCTTATACCATTATGGTTCGTGGTCCATAATCTTACCTTTTCTACTAGTGCTAGTGGGTGTGAATAGTGCATGGTAGATATCACTCCAAAATATCCATTTCTTCCTATCAAGTGGGATGAACATGAGGCTCCAAGCTTCTAAACTACACAATTCAATCACAAATCGAGATCGTCGGATCCTTTTTGATTCTCTATAACCAAGAATGTGGCTTGAAATTTCTCGACAATGGAGGCGGACCCTCGTGTATAACTTTTTTCCTGTGATATGACTACATTAGAATTTCTTTAGATAAGATGTGGTTTAGAGACGAACTAAGGTGAAAGTTGGTGGATATATATTATAGGAGGATATGAAgtaagaaatgcttaaaataattcaaagttAATATCTATATGAACAAGATGCGTCTTTCGGAATAATTGTAGGTTGGGTGACCTCCTAAGTGTTTTTGTGGGAAGCATTAGAGTAAAGACAAAACTTGTGATAATAATCCTAAAAGCGGTCGTGTTGGTTTGTAATAATGTTCACTTTTAAAAGCAGTTTAAGACAAGTAGATAACATAGTCATGTCCTATGGTTATGTTGGGATCATCAAGTGTTGGATTTAGATTTCAAATCCTATGAAACGTTACATTTCTCGTCCACCCTTTATTAACTGGTACTTGTGTGGAATGCAACACCCTACGCCTTGGATTTGGATAAGGATTCGAAATCTGGATTCGCCACCTAATGACCTCACATTACTTATTTCTCGTTTTTAAGAATGAATACTATCACAAACTAATACAAGTTTGTTTTAGCGTGTTTTATCTTCATTCACATGCATCCTAGAAAAATTCTACTTTAGATGTGGTCTCAGTTTATTCATTTACCTATCTTTTACTCATATGTCACATACCCACTAGATTCGTCCCTAAACTACATCTTACAAGAGAGGTActgctatgataccatttgttaccCAGAATTTGGATCAGGTACCAAATTTGAGTTCTAAATCCTGAACCTGAATTATTACGTGGATCGAGTGCACTAGCTgagcaaaatcaaatttgaaactcTTACCTTACCCAACAATCGAGACAACCCGTTGATCACAACGACTATACGAGGGTTCGAGCAAACATGataaagaaatttgagaatccacaaaaatagaataagaaagtgatgagaaatttgaaggTGTTTGAGCAAGTGGGCAAGTTGGGGGAGCTACGACTAagggcttttctttttttcatattattttaatgggTGGGTGTTGGTCGATCCAAGTTTAGATTTTtgattaatttcataatattagGAAGCTTCTAGTACCAATATTTCATGTCTTTTAAAActtatataatttcatttaattatatttaactTACTAATTGTTTGACCCAACTGGATCGCTTCCTCCTTTAATTAGTCAACCACATTTGTTTATTCCAACTTGGTTCTATATAGTCAACTCTCTCTTAAgctcttaattatttaattaattctattgcttcttctaattatttattattttatctcactcccaataattcaTAACTCATCATCCATATACAATGCATGAACATGTTATCCAAAAAttgtataaatatttgaatatgcACTTAAATCTATTCATTTTATATGTTTAAGAAGTTCATTCACGAGTGTACGTGGGTTAGGTTAATTGATTTAGTGATCCAAACAACTCGAACTCAAGTGCTTGATTTCTAGCCTTTGCTTACTTTAAGATAGAAGACATCCATTCTCTTTGTACAGTTAGTTTAGCTCGCAACTATTCGAGTTCAGATCTCACTAGCAACATCAATTGATTGAAGAGTGAAACATGGATGAAGAAAGCTTTTTAATCTGGGAGATTTTGATGATATCTAGGATATCcattaagaaatattcttcttctttatacGCGCCTGGTGGATTGAAACTTGGAGAGTCAGAAGGTTGCCTACAACCCGCATCGGGTGGCTTGGATTCGGGACAAGGTATTCCGATAGAGAGATCTTGTCCTTCCAATTGGATTGTGAGCTTTTTAGATTGCTGGAGCTGCAAAGTTACCTAGACTTCGGGTTCTTCTTACTCACGTATCACTTGAATCTAATCTAAACGGTGGTTTTCTTTGTGACGGATCTGTGGTAGCCTCCTCCTTAGGTTAAGAGTCACCTTAGTGATAGGATACTGGGTGTTTCacgttttattcttttatcaaagAATCCACAAAGAAAAGACCACCTTGAAGTATGCATCCATATGGCTTGGCTGGTTGCGTtgtagggttttttttttttttttttttttttttttttaattattttaaaaaatactactTATCcacaatatatattagattaataacaaaaatctTGCTCAAATATCACAAGTCACAATTCATCACTatcaaatgtttttaatttttataataattttaaaactgcGGTTGGATTGTAATtctattttcgagtttgtTAGAACTCAAactaacttttatattttgttttgagttAGATAGTTCAGGTTGGTTAAATTCTCGGATCATATGAACACCTCTAATTAAATTTTCGACGATGAGTTCtatattgatattaatttgaaaatatgaacccacaattttttatttgataatttgaatatgtaaacatatatatatatatatatatatatatatatatatgtatatgaatATGTGTGTGTGAGGCATGCAAGTTGAGGGGAAGCATGTGGGCGAAGATTGATaattaaagaacaaaagaatagCATTTAAGCTTCCTGGGTGATGTTAATTAAACAGGAATCAAGGCCACTTTTCGTTACtaattaacaattaattaactaattaagcTCATCAATCAATGCCAGATGCTCCACACTCCAACCAAAATATTTAACTACATGGGATACATAAATGGTGAGAGCTAGACGACAAAATCCACTTTCTTCCAGAAGAGATTAGTTATTAATTACCATTATTAAAtcatcatttaattatttaattacctTTTAACTTCTTAGATAACCTCAATCAACACCAAAGTTGCcaactaattaattgaattaccagcccctttaaaaaaaaatatatatatatatatataatacatctttaactttttaatattatatcaaataaactagttgaatttaaaaattaagttaaaaataaatttccattacatagattataaatttaaaaacatataatttatctcttataaataattgtaatatatatatatatataatcaaataaatgaataaaccaaaaaaaatatttaaaaaattaaaaattactatttatgaAGCGGCAGGCCAGCTAGAAGGcaattggaattttttttttttctttttttttttttttttttttttNtctttttttttttttttgtcttttttccATCCAACTCATATGGATATTATCTTTGCTTCTAcacctttctttttatatatatatatataccaactTGCTTatacaatataatatatatacatgtcaATAATTTAACGAGTGAGTATTAACAATTCACctcattattaaaattacgGAGatcatattttttacttataaatttatgatcttccttttaattaatgaacGTGGGATTATTCCTCTCAATGATGGGCCAAAATTACATTAAGAAATAAATCCTTATTAATTACATGTTAAATGAAGTTACATAGGCCACCCATGATAATATAAACATgcaaaaattggaaaatttttgaaacaataaaataataaaaagaaaaaaattgttcataatCCATTTATCTGCAATTCATAATATTAGAATTGGGGGAAAATGAGAGTTTCCAGGATTTCAGCTCTCCGTCAAGACTTCCGCTGCACACTGATACGACGCCGTCCGACTCCCCTTCCGATACGACCACCAGCGATTTCACCGGTTTTTTGTGACCTTCCAGTACTGACAAGCAGTTAAAACTACCATCTGGTCCACGTTGCCACACCCTCACCGTCCGATCTGCGGACCCACTCAACAACAAATCCGACACGTACATCAAACACAGAATCGCGTTTCTGTGACCTCTTAATGCGCCGATCACCGCCATGTGGTTCGCACTGTCTTCTCTTTCCCAAACCAGAACGGACCGATCACAAGCCCCCGAGAAAAGCAATGAACCGTCGTCGTTTAGCGCCAATGCATTCACTGCCGATTTGTGCTTCTCTAATGTCGCCACCAGTACATGACGTTTCTCCGTCTCCGGTTTCGTCCATACTCGGATTTTTCTATCGGCTGAACCGGTGTACACAGTCCCTCCGGCGGAAACGGCCACCGCGTTGATGGCGTCTTCGTGCGCTGCTTTTACTGACTCGACACAGCGGTGGTTAGAGCCTTGCCAGATTTTCAAACTCCGATCCCAAGAAACAGAGTAAACAGAGTCGCCGTTGACGGCGAGTCCAGTAACGGCGTCAGCGTGTTGAATCCAGAGAACCTTTTTATGACGACGGACGTTGACGTAATTACTCGGGAGTATAAATCGGCGAAGACGGTCGTTGACTGTAGGGAGAGTGTTGACCAATTTGAATTGTTTGGTCTTCTCACTCAAATTCCAGACGCGGATTTTGCCGTCTTGGTGAGAAGTGAGGATTTCACGGCGGAGAAAGGATATTCCCTTTACAGAACCAGAGGATGAATCTCGAGCGTTGAATGCGGTGATGTGAGAGAAAGTAATTCGATCGTAGACGTTGATTTCATGAGCGGTGGCGACGTAGAGATAGGCGCCATGGACGGCGAGATGGGAGATTGGGAGCTTGAAAGAGGCGAGGTGGTGTTGAGAAACAGAGACGTTTAAAGCATCGGTGATGGTGGGGAGTTTTTGAAGAGATGGAATGGACGGTAGAGATTGAAGGGAGAGATTCGTTTGGAGACTGGAATAGCTAGTGTCGGAACTAGGCGTCGACGTCAACGACGACGAACAATTGGCCGACATTTCTGAAAGAC
This genomic window from Cucurbita pepo subsp. pepo cultivar mu-cu-16 chromosome LG01, ASM280686v2, whole genome shotgun sequence contains:
- the LOC111778811 gene encoding uncharacterized protein LOC111778811; this encodes MKGLVLLCSVAALWLQAAVGLPLHTDSRWIVDEQGQRVKLRCVNWVSHLEAVVAEGLSKQPIDEITNRIGSLGFNCVRLTWPLFLATNESLSSLTVRQSFQRLGLREAIAGVQANNPFIIDLPLIKAFEAVVGRLGEAELMVVLDNHISKPGWCCSNFDGNGFFGDQYFNPEKWIEGLTRMATMFNGVAHVVGMSLRNELRGPKQNVNDWYRYMQRGAEAVHAANPDVLVILSGLSFDKDLSFLKTQPINLTFTSKLVYEVHWYAFSDGSSWQSGNPNQVCGRVVNNLMKMSGFLLEQGMPLFLTEFGVDQRGTNVNDNRYLSCFLSVAAEYDLDWAVWTLVGSYYLREGVVGLNEFYGLLDWNWCNPRNSSFLQRISALQTPFQGPGLAERRPYSVMFHPSTGLCVGRKSLLDPLRLGPCADSDPWYYTPQKFLTLKGTYFCIQAQDMGKQPRLGIICTVSNAQWDMVSDSKMHLSSKLDDGSVVCLDVDPSTNEIVTNACKCLSRDSSCDPSSQWFKLVNSTRSLGATRSMISMVGSSLSSNLVPKLFVQ
- the LOC111789147 gene encoding protein JINGUBANG-like — translated: MKLRSWLLPCSTAAKPSCNKPPEPSYLSSDGSSLSEMSANCSSSLTSTPSSDTSYSSLQTNLSLQSLPSIPSLQKLPTITDALNVSVSQHHLASFKLPISHLAVHGAYLYVATAHEINVYDRITFSHITAFNARDSSSGSVKGISFLRREILTSHQDGKIRVWNLSEKTKQFKLVNTLPTVNDRLRRFILPSNYVNVRRHKKVLWIQHADAVTGLAVNGDSVYSVSWDRSLKIWQGSNHRCVESVKAAHEDAINAVAVSAGGTVYTGSADRKIRVWTKPETEKRHVLVATLEKHKSAVNALALNDDGSLLFSGACDRSVLVWEREDSANHMAVIGALRGHRNAILCLMYVSDLLLSGSADRTVRVWQRGPDGSFNCLSVLEGHKKPVKSLVVVSEGESDGVVSVCSGSLDGELKSWKLSFSPNSNIMNCR